A part of Lagopus muta isolate bLagMut1 chromosome 26, bLagMut1 primary, whole genome shotgun sequence genomic DNA contains:
- the KDM4B gene encoding lysine-specific demethylase 4B isoform X3, with the protein MGSENPSPQNPGCKIMTFRPTLEEFRDFGKYVAYIESQGAHRAGLAKVIPPKEWKPRKTYDDIDDMVIPAPIQQVVTGQSGLFTQYNIQKKPMTVGEYRRLANSEKYCTPRHQDFEDLERKYWKNLTFVSPIYGADISGSLYDTDVEEWNIGNLNTLLDMVEHECGIIIEGVNTPYLYFGMWKTTFAWHTEDMDLYSINYLHFGEPKSCSVFKWAPAPLMQCSMCVAGFTSTNNSLQLSRPTLR; encoded by the exons ATGGGGTCTGAAAACCCAAGTCCGCAGAATCCTGGCTGTAAGATTATGACCTTTCGTCCCACCCTTGAGGAGTTCCGGGACTTTGGGAAATACGTTGCATACATTGAATCACAAGGAGCTCACCGAGCAGGGCTTGCCAAG GTGATTCCTCCCAAGGAGTGGAAGCCCAGAAAAACCTATGATGACATAGATGATATGGTTATCCCAGCTCCCATTCAGCAGGTGGTTACTGGCCAGTCAGGATTATTCACACAGTACAATATACAGAAGAAACCCATGACCGTGGGAGAGTACCGGCGTCTGGCTAACAGTGAGAA ATATTGTACGCCACGCCATCAAGATTTTGAAGACTTGGAGCGCAAGTACTGGAAGAATCTCACTTTTGTCTCACCAATTTATGGGGCTGATATCAGTGGCTCTCTGTATGACACA GATGTGGAAGAATGGAATATTGGCAATCTGAACACCCTGTTAGACATGGTGGAACATGAGTGTGGTATTATTATAGAAGGTGTAAACACTCCCTACCTCTACTTTGGGATGTGGAAGACAACGTTTGCTTGGCATACAGAAGACATGGATCTCTACAGTATCAACTACTTGCATTTTGGGGAGCCAAAATCCTG CAGTGTCTTCAAGTGGGCTCCTGCTCCTCTGATGCAGTGTTCAATGTGTGTGGCTGGTTTCACCAGCACTAATAATTCATTGCAGCTCAGTAGACCCACTCTGCGTTGA